A region from the Pseudomonas promysalinigenes genome encodes:
- the rpoE gene encoding RNA polymerase sigma factor RpoE has product MLTQEEDQQLVERVQRGDRRAFDLLVLKYQHKILGLIVRFVHDTHEAQDVAQEAFIKAYRALGNFRGDSAFYTWLYRIAINTAKNYLVSRGRRPPDSDVSSEDAEFYDGDHGLKDLESPERSLLRDEIEGTVHRTIQQLPEDLRTALTLREFDGLSYEDIASVMQCPVGTVRSRIFRAREAIDKALQPLLQET; this is encoded by the coding sequence ATGCTAACCCAGGAAGAGGATCAGCAGCTTGTCGAGCGCGTGCAGCGCGGCGACAGGCGAGCGTTCGATCTGTTGGTGCTGAAGTATCAGCACAAGATTCTCGGGTTGATCGTGCGGTTCGTTCACGATACCCACGAAGCCCAGGATGTGGCGCAGGAAGCCTTTATCAAGGCCTACCGCGCGCTTGGCAATTTCCGCGGAGACAGTGCGTTTTATACCTGGCTGTACCGCATCGCCATTAACACGGCGAAGAATTACCTGGTGTCCCGTGGAAGACGGCCGCCAGACAGCGATGTGAGCTCCGAGGATGCGGAGTTTTACGACGGCGATCATGGTCTCAAGGATCTCGAGTCCCCAGAGCGCTCGTTGTTGCGGGATGAAATCGAAGGCACTGTCCATCGCACCATCCAGCAACTGCCAGAAGATTTGCGTACGGCGTTGACCCTGCGTGAATTCGATGGGTTGAGTTATGAAGACATTGCCAGCGTCATGCAATGTCCAGTGGGTACCGTGCGCTCTCGAATCTTCCGCGCTCGGGAGGCCATAGATAAAGCCCTGCAGCCGTTGTTGCAGGAAACCTGA
- a CDS encoding sigma-E factor negative regulatory protein, producing MSREALQESLSAVMDNEADELELRRVLNAVDDAETRATWSRYQVARAAMHKELLLPKLDIASAVSAALADEAVPAKVKQGPWRTIGRLAVAASVTVAVLAGVRMYNQDEITGAQLAAQQPAQQGLTMPQTQGPAVLAGYSESSEQPTGPMANGVLQNQAGWDQRLPGYLRQHAQESALKGTETALPYARAASLENR from the coding sequence ATGAGTCGTGAAGCTTTGCAGGAATCGCTGTCCGCGGTGATGGATAACGAAGCGGACGAACTGGAATTGCGTCGGGTGTTGAACGCCGTCGACGACGCTGAAACCCGTGCCACCTGGTCGCGTTACCAGGTAGCGCGTGCAGCAATGCACAAGGAGCTGTTGCTGCCTAAACTGGATATCGCCTCGGCAGTATCTGCAGCCCTGGCCGACGAAGCCGTGCCGGCTAAGGTCAAACAAGGCCCGTGGCGCACGATTGGCCGTCTGGCTGTTGCTGCTTCGGTCACCGTAGCGGTGCTGGCAGGCGTGCGGATGTACAACCAGGATGAAATCACTGGCGCGCAGCTCGCTGCCCAGCAACCTGCCCAGCAAGGCCTGACCATGCCACAAACTCAAGGTCCGGCTGTTCTGGCAGGCTACAGTGAAAGCAGTGAGCAGCCGACTGGGCCTATGGCCAACGGCGTGCTGCAGAACCAGGCCGGTTGGGACCAGCGTCTGCCAGGCTATCTGCGCCAGCACGCTCAGGAATCTGCGCTCAAGGGCACTGAAACCGCTCTGCCTTATGCCCGCGCTGCCAGCCTGGAAAACCGCTAA
- the nadB gene encoding L-aspartate oxidase has protein sequence MSQQFQHDVLVIGSGAAGLSLALNLPDHLRIAVLSKGDLANGSTFWAQGGVAAVLDNTDTVQSHVEDTLNAGGGLCHENAVRFTVEHSREAIEWLIEQGVPFTRDEHYSVDDGGFEFHLTREGGHSHRRIIHAADATGAAIFTTLLEQARKRPNIELLEQRVAVDLITERRLGLPGDRCLGAYVLNRNSGEVDTFGARFTVLATGGAAKVYLYTSNPDGACGDGIAMAWRAGCRVANLEFNQFHPTCLYHPQAKSFLITEALRGEGALLRLPNGERFMPRFDPREELAPRDIVARAIDHEMKRLGVDCVYLDITHKPAEFIKSHFPTVYERCLGFGIDITRQPIPVVPAAHYTCGGVVVDQRGHTDVPGLYAIGETSFTGLHGANRMASNSLLECFVYGRAAAADIQAHLGRISMPNALPCWDASQVTDSDEDVIIAHNWDELRRFMWDYVGIVRTSKRLQRAEHRVRLLLDEIDEFYSNYKVSRDLIELRNLAQVAELMIRSAMQRKESRGLHYTLDYPSMLTEAKDTVLTPA, from the coding sequence ATGAGCCAACAATTCCAACATGATGTCCTGGTGATCGGCAGCGGCGCAGCCGGCCTTAGCCTGGCACTGAACCTTCCGGACCACTTGCGTATTGCCGTGCTGAGCAAAGGCGACTTGGCCAATGGTTCGACCTTCTGGGCCCAGGGTGGGGTCGCTGCGGTACTGGACAATACCGACACCGTACAGTCGCATGTCGAAGATACCCTCAACGCCGGTGGCGGGTTGTGCCATGAAAACGCTGTGCGCTTCACCGTCGAGCACAGCCGCGAAGCCATTGAATGGCTGATCGAACAAGGCGTGCCTTTTACCCGCGACGAACATTACAGCGTCGATGATGGCGGCTTCGAGTTCCACTTGACCCGTGAGGGTGGCCACAGCCATCGGCGCATCATCCATGCGGCCGACGCCACTGGCGCAGCGATCTTCACCACGCTGCTGGAACAAGCGCGCAAGCGCCCGAACATCGAGCTGCTCGAACAACGGGTCGCCGTGGACCTGATTACCGAGCGCCGCCTGGGCCTGCCGGGCGATCGGTGCTTGGGTGCCTACGTACTTAACCGCAACAGCGGCGAAGTCGACACTTTCGGCGCGCGCTTCACAGTACTTGCCACCGGCGGCGCCGCCAAAGTCTACCTCTATACCAGCAATCCCGACGGTGCCTGCGGTGACGGCATTGCCATGGCCTGGCGGGCTGGCTGCCGGGTGGCCAACCTGGAATTCAATCAGTTTCATCCCACTTGCCTGTATCACCCGCAAGCCAAGAGCTTCTTGATCACCGAGGCGCTGCGTGGCGAAGGTGCGCTGTTGCGCCTGCCCAATGGCGAGCGTTTCATGCCGCGCTTCGACCCGCGCGAGGAGCTTGCCCCCCGCGACATCGTCGCGCGCGCCATCGACCACGAAATGAAGCGCCTGGGTGTCGATTGTGTGTATCTGGACATTACCCACAAGCCAGCAGAGTTCATCAAAAGTCACTTCCCGACCGTTTACGAGCGCTGCCTGGGGTTTGGCATCGACATCACTCGCCAACCGATCCCGGTGGTGCCTGCTGCGCATTACACCTGCGGCGGCGTCGTGGTCGACCAGCGCGGGCATACCGATGTACCGGGACTGTATGCAATCGGCGAAACCAGCTTCACTGGCTTGCACGGCGCCAACCGCATGGCCAGTAATTCGCTACTGGAATGTTTCGTGTATGGCCGCGCTGCGGCAGCGGACATCCAGGCGCACCTTGGCCGGATCAGCATGCCCAACGCCCTGCCCTGCTGGGACGCCAGCCAAGTGACCGACTCGGACGAAGACGTGATCATCGCGCACAACTGGGACGAGTTGCGGCGCTTCATGTGGGACTACGTGGGCATCGTACGCACCAGCAAGCGCCTGCAGCGCGCCGAACACCGCGTACGCCTGTTACTGGATGAAATCGACGAGTTCTACAGCAATTACAAGGTCAGCCGCGACTTGATCGAATTGCGCAACCTGGCACAGGTGGCGGAACTGATGATCCGCTCGGCGATGCAGCGCAAGGAGAGCCGTGGTTTGCATTACACCCTGGACTACCCAAGCATGCTTACCGAGGCCAAGGACACCGTTCTCACTCCGGCTTGA